The window GCCTGTTTCCGGAAACGGAAACAGGCTTGCATAATATATAAATAGACATGGCTAGCGCGTACAGTTGGCTGTCCACGTTTTGCCATCCTTAACGTACAGGATTTTCAGAACATTGTTGTCTATTCTGATATAAGAAGTTGCTGTAGAACCTATCATTACCAAAGTATGATCCCCCTCCTGGTTGAATTCTATTCCGTTAAGATCCGGAATACTGTTCGAGAAAGCGAAATTGTACTTGGTACCGCTGGCAATCTTCGTTACAAACACACTCCCGTTGTCTGTGCTGATATTGGTAGAACCCCCGTCTTTATATGAAACGCTTCCTTTATACGTTCCTGCAAAAAACTCGTTGTTTACCGGATCATCATCCTTGCTGCACGACGAAAAAGATACTGCTGTCAATACCAACAGCATCATTACTCCTAAAATTTTAATTGCTTTTTTCATAATACTATTCTTAATGTTTGGTTAGGCTGGAAGTCCCAAACACTATGCCATGGGAGGTTTGTACGTATTTTTTTAACAGGTTATTAAATAAAATTGTAAAAAATTAAGATTTAAAAGCTAAGTCATTCATTTTAAACGGGAAGTTTTCCTGTCTTTCGGAGGAAGAAAAAAATATCCGTACCTTTGTATGGCAATAAACGGTTTCGGAAAACTCCCGAAATCGCTTTTGTCGTTTACACGAATACTATTTATGCAATTAAAATCCATCAACGAAAAGTTTCTTCCAGATCTTTTGCAGAAAGAGTTTGGGAAAGAAATTTTCACCCAGTTAGAAAACAGTCAGCATATTTCTGTAAAAGGAAGTGCCGGATCTTCGGTTTCTATTTTTGTGGCAGAGCTTTTTTTAGTTCAAAAGAAAAATATTCTTTATCTGGTAGATGATAAAGAAGATGCATTGTATGCCAATACGGAGATGGAAGATCTTATAGGGAAAGATAAAGTGCTGTATTTCCCGGCAACACATCTTGAACCGTATCAGGTGGAAAAAACACAAAATGCCAATCTGGTTTTAAGAACTGAAGTCCTTAATAAGATCAATTCCGGAAGATCTCCGAAAGTCATTGTAGCTTACGCCGGAGCCCTGTCTGAAAAAGTTTTGAAAAAAGAAGATTTTAAAGCAATTTCTCATCATATCAAAGTAGGCGATCAGCTGGATTTTGATTTTGTAGATGAGCTGCTGAATCATTATCATTTCCAGCAGGCTGATTTTGTTTCGGAACCCGGGGAGTTTTCTGTGAGAGGAGGCATTGTGGATGTATTTTCCTTTTCACACGAAAAACCTTACAGAATTACTTTTTTTGGCAATGAAGTGGAAAGTATTAAGACATTTGATATTGAAACTCAGCTTTCAGTAGATAAAGTGAAAGACTTTCAGCTGGTTTCCAATATGAACTTCTCTGTGACAGGAAGCAGGGTATCATTGCTGCAGCTGCTGCCTAATGAGAGTTTCGTAATTTCAAAAAATGGAATGATAGGAATGCAGAAGATCAGAACCTTCTATGAAAAGGCTCTGGAAAAATATGATACCTTAAGTAAAGATATTGCTCACAGAACACCGCAGGAGCTTTTCATTTCAGATCAGGAGTTTTTATTTGACTATAAGAAATTTAAGACGGTAGATTTTGGGGCGGCTGTTATTGAAGGCTTAAAAGAAAGTATTGAAGTCAAAATGGAGCAGGTTCCGCAGCCTTCGTTCCATAAAAACTTTGAACTGCTGATTGAAGATATTGAAGAAAAACAAAACAGCGGATTCGATACCTGGATTTCTTTTTCCACGGAAAAGCAGAAAGAAAGGCTGGAATCTATTTTTGAAGAACTGGAGCATGAACTGCCTTTTAAAAGTTTTAAATCTGAGCTTCACGAAGGATTCGTAGATAACGGGCATAAGTTGCTTGTCTATACGGATCACCAGATTTTCGACCGTTACCAGAGGTATAAAGCGAAAAATACTTTTGCAAAATCGGAACAGCTTACCCTGAAAGATCTGATGTCCCTGAAAATAGGGGATTATATTGCCCATATTGACCACGGAATAGGGAAGTTTATGGGGCTTGTGAAAGTAAATAATGACGGTAAAATTCAGGAATGTTTTAAACTGACTTATAAAAACGGTGACCTGTTATATGTGAGTATTCACTCTTTGCATAAAATTTCGAAATACAACGGGCCGGATGGAAAAGAAATTGTATTAAGCAAACTGGGTTCTCCAACCTGGAAATCATTAAAACAGAAAACAAAAGCAAAGGTAAAACAGATTGCTTTTGACCTTATTCAGTTATACGCCCAGAGAAAAACGGCCAAAGGTTTCGCTTATACTCCGGATTCATACCTGCAGAATGAGCTGGAAGCAAGCTTTATTTATGAAGACACTCCGGATCAGGAAAAGGCAACAATAGATGTAAAAAAAGATATGGAAGCCGAAACAGTGATGGACAGGCTTGTTTGTGGTGACGTAGGTTTCGGAAAAACTGAGGTGGCAATCCGGGCAGCATTTAAGGCGGCCACAGATGGTAAGCAGGTAGCCGTATTGGTTCCTACCACTATTCTTGCTTTTCAGCATTACAGAAGTTTTAAAGAGAGACTTAAAGATTTTCCGGTGAATGTTGCTTATGTGAACAGATTCAGAACGGCTAAGCAAAAGTCAGAAACCTTGGATGCTTTAAAAAACGGAAAAGTAGATATCATCATCGGAACCCATCAGCTGGTAAGCAGTTCTGTGAAGTTTAAGGATCTTGGATTGCTGATTATTGATGAAGAGCATAAGTTTGGGGTTTCCGTAAAGGATAAATTAAAAACCCTTAAAAATAACGTGGATACGCTTACCCTTACAGCAACTCCTATTCCGAGGACTTTGCAGTTTTCTTTGATGGCGGCGCGGGATTTATCCGTAATCAAAACACCCCCTCCCAACCGTCAGCCTGTAGATACACAGCTGATCGGATTCAATGAAGAGACACTTCGTGATGCCGTTTCCTATGAAATTCAGAGAGATGGGCAGGTGTATTTTATTAATAACAGAATTGAAAATTTAAAGGATATTGCCGGGCTTATTCAGAGACTGGTTCCGGATGCAAGAGTGATTACTGGGCATGGGCAGATGGAAGGAAAACAGCTTGAGAAGAACGTTCTGGATTTCATGGAAGGAAAATATGATGTTCTTGTTTCCACAACTATTGTAGAAAGTGGAGTAGATGTTCCCAACGCGAATACTATTTTCATCAATGATGCCCATAGGTTTGGTATGGCAGATCTTCACCAGATGAGAGGAAGGGTGGGGCGTAGTAACAGAAAAGCTTTCTGCTACCTGATTACTCCTCCTTACGATATGATGACTTCCGATGCCAGAAAGCGTTTGGAAGCTATTGAACAGTTTTCTGATTTGGGAAGCGGTTTTCAGATTGCCATGAAAGACCTGGAAATTCGTGGAGCGGGTGATCTTTTAGGTGCTGAGCAAAGCGGATTCATCAATGAAATGGGGTTTGAAACCTATCAGAAACTGATGCAGGAAGCCCTTGAAGAATTAAAAGATGATGCTGATTTTGAAAACCTTTTTGAAAACGAAGAAGACAGGCAGAAACTTTTCAAATCGGTAAAAGAGGTTAATATTGATACCGATCTGGAGCTGATGCTTCCGGATTTCTATATTTCCAATACGGAAGAAAGACTGCTGCTGTATCAGAAAATTGCAGAAATCAATAATGAAGCAGATCTTCATCAGTTTGAACTTGAGTTGATTGATCGTTTCGGACCCCTGCCTAAAGAGGCGGTAAACCTGCTGAAGAGTGTCTCACTGAAATGGCTGGCAGCAGATATCGGTTTTGAGAAAATTGTGATGAAAAACGGAGTATTCCTTGGGTACTTCCCGGGAAATCCTCAGGACAAATTTTATCAGACAGACAGATTCAGGCATATTATTAACTATTTAACCCGCAATCCTGCCGAGGCACAGCTCAAAGAAAAGTCAGGAAAAGAAGGGAATCAGCTGATGATGAGAAAAGAAAAGGTGAAGAATGTAGATGAGGTTAATATGCTGCTGAAAGCTATTATTGAACATAATTAAATTTATTTTTATTTTTTTAAAAAAGAGTTTATAAAAATTACAAAAACGCATAAATGAATTAAATTTTTTATGCGTTTTTTTGTGATTGTTGTCATGTTTTTATTTGCTAATATTCCTGTTGAAGAGAATTATGCCCTTTCTGAGGGGTATGAAGTCACTTCCCAATGATTAAAAATATCTCGTAAATCCCCGAACAGTAGGTGGTTGTAGCAATTATTTAATTTTTTAATGAAAGAAAATTAGAGTTATGTAGTAATAATTCTACTTTTGCGTGTGATTAATTCTATGGTGTAATATGTTTATTTCTATAGGTTTAGAGCGGTGTGACTGGAATTTTTAGGGCTTCAATGCGTACCTTTGCAGTCCTTATTATGAAAAAAATTATATATTGCTGCGCGGCTGGATTTCTTTCTTTCTATGCCAACGCACAGGTGGGAATCGGTACTGCGAAACCGAAATCTGTTCTGGATGTGAACGGAAAAACCACCTTAAGAAAAGAGCTTAGAGTGGGTGGTACTTCAACTGATGTTGGAAATGCCGGTCTGAATGGCCAGGTATTGGTTTCTCAGGGCGAGGGCTTGCCTCCTGTGTGGAAATCTTTGAACGTTTCCTTTATGGAAGAGGGACAGTATAAGCTGATCAATTCTTATCTGTCGTCTGATCAAGTGGGGGTAACCTCTCTTTCTAATGATGTTGCCGGTGATAATATCTACACCAGCAAAGTGGGAGACAATGTTACTGATGCCACAAAAGGAAAATGGAAAAAAATTGATGGTCTTATCAACATTTTTACCATCAAAAACGGAAAAAACAGAATTACTTATCAGTTCCAGACAGGAATTGAAATGAAAGCACAGTCGTCTACTGCTATAGAAAGTGTAAGGTTTGCCTGCGGCGTTTTCAGAAACGGACTGCTGGTGGCTGTACGTCCGGATAGAATCTCTTCTAACAACAATACAGGGAAAAACGGCCTTCAGGACTATATCTTTACCCTTAATTATACTGAACAAAACGTCCCTGTAGGGGTTCACAATATTGAAATAGCATGCAGAAAAATTGATACTTCAAATGCTACCTCAGAATTTGCGATCGGACGCAATGTGCAGACTTCAAGTGGAGTGTCCAGTGCATTTACGCTGGAATCTACGATGAAAGTGGATGTTATCGAATATGTGAGCTATAAAAACAACTAAGGATGAAAAAACTATTATCAACGCTGCTTTTTACTATGGGACTTCTGGCAACCGCTCAGGTAGGCGTAAAAACAAATGCCCCAAAAGCAAAGCTGGATGTAAACGGAGACATCAATTTCAGAAATAAAATTGGTGTTTTTAATGCTGCCGACAACACGGTATTTCAAGGAAATAATGATCAGCTCCTGGTTTCCAGAGGAGAAGGTTTCCCTCCTATCTGGAAATCACTCCGTATTCCGGAATATGAACCCAATAAATTTTATCTCATCTACAACAACTCTTTTTCAGATAAAGTAGGAGCTACGTTTACATCTGCTGATGATTCTTCGGTAGCTTTCGCTTCAAGAGGTGCTACTTTTACAAAGGGAAAAGCACTGAGCAGCCTTCCGAATTTTAAAAAAATTGACGGTCTTTCCAAATCGATCAGTGTATTCAGTACTCAGAGTAAGGCTTATTTTCAGTTTGAAACAGTAGTGCAGGCAGATTTTGGAGCAGTAGGTACCACGGGGGATACCTCCATAGATTATGCCTGTGGTATATTTGTGGATGGCAAATTAGTCAATTTGAGACAGAGGAATTTAAAAGCGATTACCTCTTCATATCCTTTTCTTACTCATACCCAGATCGGGATTGTGGATAATCTTGCCAAGGGAGACCACACGGTAGACGTTGCCTGTACAAGGTTAGGCTCTTATGGAGCTAGCACTAATAAGCTTACCATTGGTACTTATGTGTTTAGTAATATTAATGACTTTATTTCACAATCGTCCCTTAAGGTAGATGTATATGAAGTTCCGGAAGTGTTTAACAGCATTATAAACTAAAGCAGATCATGAAAAAAATACTATTTGCAGCATCAATTTTTTTAACCGTCAGTGCATTTGCGCAAGTGGGTATTAATACTCCTAACCCTACTAATACCTTAGACGTAAACGGAGATCTGAATCTTCGAAAAGAGCTGAGAACAGGAGGTACAGATGTGCTGAAAGGATCTGCCGGAACAGCGGGTGATATTCTCCACAATAATACGGATTTAAATGCCAATGACTGGAAAACAATAAAAATTGCAGATGGGCAGGGAAGCATGTCTGTATTTTCCATCAATACCGTTGCCGATAAAACAGGAGTTACTTTTTCCGGAAGTAACGGAGCTACAAGCCCTTATAGTGATGGTGCTGACCTGACTTCTGACTGGTCTGTCCTTACGGGAACCATGGACACTTTCTCCGTAACCAACCAAACGAATAAAGCTACTTTTTCATTCCAGACCACCGTACAGAAAACGGGTGCCAACTCTTCCAGTTTCGCTTGTGGAGTGTTTGTAGATGATAAGTTGAGAGCAGTAAGAACAGATGTACTACTTGGAGATGCAGGAGCCTATAAAATTTTTAATCTGAATGCTACCCTTACCAATCTTATGCCTAAAAATGATTATAAAGTGAAGGTTGCCTGTACCAAAAGAGCCATTTCAGGATCTACGGTTGGGGTAGGAACAGCAGTGAATGCTACCTTCCTCAACAGTGATATGTCTCAGTCTGTTTTGACTACATCCATATTGCAGCCATATTAATTTGTAACGTAATACAATAATTATAAATCTAAAAACGTTATGTTTTTAGATTTTTTTTGTTTATTAACTCTATTTCTTGTGAATTTGTTCATATAAAGTGAAGTGTATTATCGAAAATTGAATTATATTTGGACAAGCTAAAAAATATTCTATATGGTAAAAAACTATTTTCTTACAATGTTTGCCGGTATTGCTTTTCTTGGGCTGCTGACAGCATGTAATACGACTTCAGATCCTACAGAATCCATCCCGAATCCGGATGACGGGCCTCCGCCTAAAAAGGTTTTAGCAAAGGTCAGTTCCAATAATGTTTCTCAGGAAGAGTATACTACACTGGCAGTAACCGGAGATTTGCAGGTTGCAGTATCTAAGGATGAATTTGCTTCCGGAAGTGCTTATTTTACAGGAACTGTAACGTACACCAACAAGAATATTACGAAGATTAAATATGTAAGCTCTGCTGCTTCCAGCCTTGTTTATGAGTTTAATATCGTGCCGGATGCTACGGGGAAAAAGATTTACAATGCAACTTCTACCGCCACAGGAGCTACTCCGTCCGTATCCGTTGTAAGTGACTATGCATTTACGTATGATGCTGTGACCAGCAAGCTTACCAAAATTCTTGAAAAAAGAAAAGAAGGAGGAATAAGTGCTTATAACAGATTTATAGATTATTCTTTTGTGTATAACGGAAACAATGTGATCCAGGTAGTGTGCTCCAAAGGAATCTTGGATATTAACGGAAACCCGAACATGGGAACAGCGGTAATAAGCAAGTATAGCTTTCAGAACTATGATGCGCAGAAAAGCCCATATTCTACATTGTCACCAATCTATTTCATTACACGAGGCCTGATGAGTCCGGTGAATTTTTATAAAATCTCTCCGAACAATCCTACCTCAATGTTTATAGAATTGCCTTCACCAGCTACTCCTGTTAATACAGCCCAAAGTTATTCTTATGACAATCAGGGGTATGTGGTTCTAGAGAAAAACCAGAATATGACTTTTACCTATAAAAATTTATAGAAGAAATATAGTCATTAATCTTACCAGAATATAAATAATAATACAATTTTTAGGCAAAAAAAAATTATATTTGTCAAAAAAATAATCAATTACAAGGAAATGAAACAAATTTTCTATTTTATTTTACTTATCGCAGGTTTTTCCTCAATACACTCCTGCAAGAATTTACAGGATGAGGACGGGAATCCTCTTTTGGATCTTAATAATACAGGAGGACTAAGCGGTCCCAGAGCATTATACAGAGAAATTACAGATAAAGATACCATCGCAGAATATCAGTACAGCGGCCTTCTGGTGACCAAAGTAATCACAGACAGTGCATCAGTTACCAATATTATGTACAGCGGTGATAAAATCAGCCAGATTAATTTCAATGGTTTCCTTGATCTTGACGGAAATGGTAAGCTGGACAAAGACAGTGTATCTTATACTCAGTTATTCACTTACGCTAATAACAGCAAACTTCAGACAATTTCTGAAAACCGTTCCACCTTCAGAAGACCTCCGCCTGTACCACCGGCAACTACTCCGGGGCCTCAGACCCTGCTTAAAAAAGAGAAGACCTCTTACAGAATAGTATATAGCAACTCAACAGGAAAACTGGATTCTATCATCATGAGAAATGGTCCGGATGTACCGGGAGCTCCCCTTGTTTTTACAGACTATTCAAGAACAGCATATACTTATGTAGGAGATAACGTTTCTAAAGTAGTGAGATTTTACGGGACTATGTCGGGGGGTGCACCTGGACCTGTTACAAACAAATACAGCTATGAATACTATGCCTATGATGATCAGGTGAGCCCATTCACATTATTGCCGCATGTATATAAAATTTCAAGACTGTTATCAACTGTAATCAATGATAAAGAAAGTCTTATTTTATCTCCAAACAATCCTAAGAGATGGTCGGTAACAGATCTTACACCGCCTATTCCAACTCCGATTGTAAAGAGTACGAACTACGTCTACGATCCTCAGACTTATATGACGAAAGGATACGGTGTTAATTACATCTATAAACCACAATAGAAGAATTTTTTTAACAATATTCAAACTCAATCTTTCCTAAGATTGAGTTTTTTATTTTTTATCCCTTAATTTTGCAAAAAATTTCTGATGAAATATTTAATTGTCGGGCTTGGTAACAAAGGCTCAGAATATGAAAATACACGGCATAATATAGGCTTTAAAGTAGCCGAAAAAATAGCAGAAACTCTTGAAGCATCATTCAATACTTCCAACTTTGGCTGGCTGGCAGAAGGAAAGCATAAAGGCAGAAAGGTGTTTGTCCTTAAACCGGACACCTATATGAATCTTTCCGGAAATGCCGTGAAATACTGGATGCAGAAAGAGAATATTCCTCTGGAAAATGTCCTGATCGTTACGGATGATCTTGCGCTTCCTTTCGGGACTTTAAGGATGAAAGGAAAAGGCTCAGATGCAGGACATAACGGGCTTAAAAATATCAATGAAGTATTGCAGACTCAAAACTATGCAAGACTTCGTTTCGGGATTTCTGCTGACTTTTCTGCCGGAAAACAGGTAGATTATGTATTAGGAACCTGGAACGAGGATGAAGCAGAAAAGCTTACCGAAAGAATAGAAACATTTTCCAAAGCCAGTCTTTCTTTCGTTTTTGCTGGTTTGAATAATACGATGTCTGCCTTTAACGGGAAATAGATGATAGATAGTCGATTCCACATGGAAGGTATGAGGATACCCCGAACTTTTATTGGTATGGATCTCAATCATGTTAAAAAATAAATGCCACCGAAATTCGATGGCATTTTGTGTAAAATATAATTGAAATTTAATAAGTTTATTGCTTATAACCAGGTTACAACCCCTGTTTCAACATCATAGTTGGCTCCTACAATTTTAATTTTTCCTTCTGCTTCAAGGTTTTTAAGGGTTGAGCTTTGCTTACGGATGTCATCAATAGCACTTCTAACGTTCTGATGGTTAAGTCTTTCCAGAAGGGAACTGTTTTTTGATGAACGCTCTTCATTTTCTTCAATGATATCATTGATGATAGGGTTGAAGTGATTGATAAGGTGGTTCAGGTTATCCATTCCCATTCCTTCAATTTGTGCAGCGTCAAGACCTCCTTTCAATGCCCCGCATTTTGTGTGTCCTAATACTACAATCAGTTTAGAACCTGCAACGTTACAACCAAATTCCATTGATCCAAGGATATCCTGATTGACAAAATTACCGGCAATTCTGATACTGAAAACGTCTCCTAATCCCTGGTCAAAGATAAGCTCAGCAGAAGTACGGCTGTCTATACAGCTTAAAACTACTGCAAAAGGCCATTGCCCCTCACGGGTAGCATTCACCTGTTCAAGAAGGTCTCTGTTCGCTTTAAGATTGTTGACAAACCTTTGGTTTCCTTCTTTTAAGAATTCTAAAGCTTTCTCTGGAGTAATCGTTGACTGTGTTTCGTATGTATGTGCTTTCATATTTTTATTTATTATTTTCGAATTTAAAGTTAAAAAAATTAATTGATGTTTGAGATTACATGGCCCTTTTATGAGTAACTAAGATATGAGAATCTTCACTTCTTTCGTAATCTCTGTATGATGTTTTAAAACCTAAAAGTTCTACGCTGATATCCTGTTCCTTCGCACGGATATTGGCAAAGTCCTGAATCATTTCCAGTACATCTGTTGCAATGTAGGAAGTGTTTCTGGCATCAATGATAACCGTAGAATTAGGCTTGATGTTTTTAAGTGTTTTTTTGATCGCTGCCTTATTTAAAAATGAGACTTCTTCAGCCAGCTTAATATTGATCCCGTCTGCATCATCCAGTCTCTCCCTGCTCAGATAATAAGCTCTTTTCATATTTCCCTGGAGAATATAGAAAATAGAGATCGCGAGACCAATTCCTACCCCTTTTAATAAATCTGTTGCGACCACTGCTGCCACCGTTGCGGCAAATGGAATAAACTGGAATTTCCCTAAATGCCAGAAATGCTTGAATGTAGCCGGCTTAGCCAGTTTATATCCTACCAGAATTAATACCGCAGCCAAAGTAGCCAATGGAATTAAATTCAATACAACAGGAATGGAAAGTACGCAGATCAATAAAAAGACACCATGAATAATCGTGGACAGCTTAGAAGTTGCTCCCGCATTGGCATTGGCAGAACTCCTTACCACTACAGAAGTCATGGGCAGCCCGCCGATAAAAGAACTGATAAGATTTCCTATTCCCTGTGCTTTAAGCTCAAGATTGGTATCTGTAATTCTTCTCTGCCTGTCTAACCTGTCTGATGC of the Chryseobacterium aureum genome contains:
- the mfd gene encoding transcription-repair coupling factor, with product MQLKSINEKFLPDLLQKEFGKEIFTQLENSQHISVKGSAGSSVSIFVAELFLVQKKNILYLVDDKEDALYANTEMEDLIGKDKVLYFPATHLEPYQVEKTQNANLVLRTEVLNKINSGRSPKVIVAYAGALSEKVLKKEDFKAISHHIKVGDQLDFDFVDELLNHYHFQQADFVSEPGEFSVRGGIVDVFSFSHEKPYRITFFGNEVESIKTFDIETQLSVDKVKDFQLVSNMNFSVTGSRVSLLQLLPNESFVISKNGMIGMQKIRTFYEKALEKYDTLSKDIAHRTPQELFISDQEFLFDYKKFKTVDFGAAVIEGLKESIEVKMEQVPQPSFHKNFELLIEDIEEKQNSGFDTWISFSTEKQKERLESIFEELEHELPFKSFKSELHEGFVDNGHKLLVYTDHQIFDRYQRYKAKNTFAKSEQLTLKDLMSLKIGDYIAHIDHGIGKFMGLVKVNNDGKIQECFKLTYKNGDLLYVSIHSLHKISKYNGPDGKEIVLSKLGSPTWKSLKQKTKAKVKQIAFDLIQLYAQRKTAKGFAYTPDSYLQNELEASFIYEDTPDQEKATIDVKKDMEAETVMDRLVCGDVGFGKTEVAIRAAFKAATDGKQVAVLVPTTILAFQHYRSFKERLKDFPVNVAYVNRFRTAKQKSETLDALKNGKVDIIIGTHQLVSSSVKFKDLGLLIIDEEHKFGVSVKDKLKTLKNNVDTLTLTATPIPRTLQFSLMAARDLSVIKTPPPNRQPVDTQLIGFNEETLRDAVSYEIQRDGQVYFINNRIENLKDIAGLIQRLVPDARVITGHGQMEGKQLEKNVLDFMEGKYDVLVSTTIVESGVDVPNANTIFINDAHRFGMADLHQMRGRVGRSNRKAFCYLITPPYDMMTSDARKRLEAIEQFSDLGSGFQIAMKDLEIRGAGDLLGAEQSGFINEMGFETYQKLMQEALEELKDDADFENLFENEEDRQKLFKSVKEVNIDTDLELMLPDFYISNTEERLLLYQKIAEINNEADLHQFELELIDRFGPLPKEAVNLLKSVSLKWLAADIGFEKIVMKNGVFLGYFPGNPQDKFYQTDRFRHIINYLTRNPAEAQLKEKSGKEGNQLMMRKEKVKNVDEVNMLLKAIIEHN
- the pth gene encoding aminoacyl-tRNA hydrolase; its protein translation is MKYLIVGLGNKGSEYENTRHNIGFKVAEKIAETLEASFNTSNFGWLAEGKHKGRKVFVLKPDTYMNLSGNAVKYWMQKENIPLENVLIVTDDLALPFGTLRMKGKGSDAGHNGLKNINEVLQTQNYARLRFGISADFSAGKQVDYVLGTWNEDEAEKLTERIETFSKASLSFVFAGLNNTMSAFNGK
- a CDS encoding carbonic anhydrase, which gives rise to MKAHTYETQSTITPEKALEFLKEGNQRFVNNLKANRDLLEQVNATREGQWPFAVVLSCIDSRTSAELIFDQGLGDVFSIRIAGNFVNQDILGSMEFGCNVAGSKLIVVLGHTKCGALKGGLDAAQIEGMGMDNLNHLINHFNPIINDIIEENEERSSKNSSLLERLNHQNVRSAIDDIRKQSSTLKNLEAEGKIKIVGANYDVETGVVTWL